TTACAACCTTTGCATTGCAAAAGAAACAGTGGAAAGAAGTTCAGATCCAATCAAAAAGATTGTTGTTGATATCTGGCTACTGTCTGCCACAGGAAACGGAGAGGATCATACTTGAAGAACCAAATTATCAGTATGCGCAGATAATAATGTTGGGAATTGTTACTTAAATATATTCAATACAGAGGGGGAGGGTGAAGTGAAACATTTATTTTATGTCACAGCTTCATTTCTGAAATGATAGATAACATGGTGTCAATGCGTGGAGAAATAGGTAAAGGGGGCAGACTACCATACTTCTTCGTGAAGGAGCATTCTCTCGTCAAAGCCTATGGCAGTAGGGTTATCTGATGCAATACTTTGCACTAGAGGATCTATACATGTTCAGAAGCAAATGAAACAATTAATTTTCAACCACTGTGAACAATGAAATTGGCCAATTTGAAAGAGAGCATAAATCTCGACTAATATTCCACATTGTGAGCTTTGTTGACAGGTATGTAACACAACAAAACTATTTGTGGCAATAaactaaaattctaaaattattatattaaaaattaaaaattcactgtagcaataaataaacaaagaagcctgaaaataaatattttaggtATAGTTCTCTCAGTGGCAAATAGAAAATCCATGAGGTATGTTGACGAGAACTGACTAAATCAAAAGTAGGAATAGACAAATTACTGTGAAATACAGTTGCAGACAGGACTAGAAAAAATGGCTGACTCATAACTCTAGCTCATCTTAGCTTTCATTTTTTGATGGGGTATGGGGGCAACAAGTACAAAACTCAAAGTTTTCTTAGCCTAAAGGGCATCAACACCAAATAAATTTCATTAGCCTAAAGCGTGAAGGACTAACTAAACAAATTGGATGGCCAGAAACTATATGAATCAAGGCAAGCCATCAGTTGGCCAGTGGCCAATGAACCATCTAAAACAACCTTTTTCCTAGTGCAAGAAGCATAATGGCACGATTTTCGTGAACAGATCCCAGCTAGTCCATGCCTACAAACTTATATATTATGTCATAGAAGACAGTTAGCTTTTCGCACCACACCCTTCTTTCATCTTCCAATTTTCCCTCACTTTACTAGATTGTTGCCTTCAATGATAAAACACCataaatttaagaaaaagtCACTACAAAAATGTTATGAGATTACAACGACATGGTCAATTTAACAGTTAGATCAAACTCAAACCTAGTCCATCGGCTGCATGTACACCATTCTCAGTAGCACCTTCACGACACGAGGCGGAAGCCACAAATCCGCGCTTTAGGATTCCAGATTCTCTATGTTCCCCACACACCTTTTGGATAAAATAATGCGAAAAACTTACAACTACTCATAAGTAATAATGAAATCGAAAAGGTCACAGAACCAAAACAGAATGCAATTTATGCCTACGTCGCAGTGAGTGTCATCCCCAATGTTAAGCATAGTACAATTTAGGCAAAACCACTTCGGAATTTCCATAACATCATGGGCTGACAAGGCCGAAGGCTCCCAATCACTGTCATCGTCCTCGTCATCTCCAAAATCATATTGGCTGTTGTAGTACATCTCTTCTAGAGTCATATCACTCGTCCTCTTGCCGTTTTTCTGCTTCATTAACTCcaaaatcacaatcaaaatGAAACATAGAACCACCGATTTCCACAAAACTCAAAATCGAAATGACACCTATAAGCTAGGATAATACGAGGAATTGCCAGACATGAAACGgaaaagatgaagaagaagtagaagagaaagagaaatgTACTTGTTCAGCTAAATGAGGTCTGCAGGAGTTGCTTGAGGCAGCTTCTGCGTGCATAACCGCATTGGAAGAGGGCGGCTGTGGCGCTGACTCCACATTTCGAAGACGAGTTCCAATTTCTTCCTCTTTGAAACGACTCATTGAAGACTGTGGTAAGCCTTGAGATAGAGCGAGAGAGCAGCACAGCACAGTCGAGAAACGGGGGAATCAAGACGCCGTGGGAAGAACCTGAGAATACCTAGCTGGTGACGTAACGCTTTACATATAATTTGCAGTTCTGCCCTCCATTATTTTGGAAATTCTGTACACCCCCCACACCAAATCAATAAATAATGTATTTGGAAGTTGTGCATCTTTTTTGACAGGTCTCAACTAAGcttagtaattaaaaaaattatctagTCATAATttactctctttttattttccattcCTCTCTTCTACTTTACAACATAATTTTTAATCTCTGTGTcaaaaagttttgactcaatttaattgggatggagggagtactgtCCGTACCCtaaattttgtcatattttgaCTGGACATGAGTTTTGAAAAATGTACTATATAGAGAATGAGTTGAAAGAGTTTTGTACAATGCATTTCCTATTTTAAAGAGTTTTGTACAATGCATTtcctattttaaattaataaaaatgagtttaagaatgagttagtggaatgtggatccactagtaaaaagtgaaatatgacaaattttatgggatggacaaaatgaaaatatgtgtcAAATTTTCAGGAGAgtgtatttgtttattttactaGTGTTATCTAATTTTCTTATGGAGTATTTAAATACATATAATTGTTCTTTTAAATGATAAATCATACTATAGTACTATATGGTAAATAGGGTTTTAAGTCAAAAAAGCAATTtcatattgattttataaattaaataattatttacatttttaGACCATATACTTTGCAACTTAGttctcaaattttaaaaatagcacCACATATCtgaacttttattatttttctttacgTGTTATCCTCTTTAATTTCGTTCATTTCTCTAGCTTCTCATCTCTTGTTGAACTTGTTTCCATTTGGGAGAAATGATTGCTTGACCCCACCAAAGCAGCAGTTAAGATGTGacatttatttttctatgtCGATGGACATCTGTAGATTATCAAGGTTCAAGTTTACTTGCTAATCAAGCTTTTAAATTTCTATCTAGTACAAGTATAATTCAACTACCTCTCGCAAAAATTAAATAGGGGGTTCCATTTGTCAAGCAAGCACTGCAATCCAAGTTGCGGATTCTTCGCATACTGAAAAGCCATTGGATAGAAGAGAAGAGAATCAATGTCGAAGCTCCTATTTCGCTGCGGTCGCCACTTGACCTCCCTCCCACTTGATCACTCCTTACGCGGCCGCCTCTATATACACACCCCCAATTTCCGAGTTTTTTCAGCCGACGCCAATGGAGAAACCAAGCCGGATACGATCAACGGCAGCGCCTATGATGACGGCAAGTATCCCACCGGAGACTTTGTCTACAGGCCGCGCACTGCGTGGGAGGATTTTATGGTTAAGACTAGACTTTTCTTCGCTTTGCCTTGGCGACGCTTCCAGAGCGGCAGTGTTCTCAAGTTAGTTCTTCGCGGCGAGGTTTATATGATTCATTTTCGTTTTCTTCCTTTCGCAGTCACTGATCATTGATTTTCACGATGTTCATTTTTTGATTGTTTTATCGGATTAATGTGCTATTGTACCTGAGTTTTTGAATGATTATTTTGGGAGAGGGATTCGCTGCCTCATTGGAAGGGGCTAATTCCTTTGGAAAAGTTATATTTTAGTAATGGAAATCCTCACGCACAACCTAATCCTATTGAGCCATTTTATGCTTCTTAATATTTTGAAGATTATATATATGAGGATTTGACGTTGGAGGGAAATGAATTGAGACATGCTTCTTAGTAAGTTCGTTTTCGCATATGGTTAAACTTTTGAGTAATTCATGTCAGATAACAGATCAGCTGAGGAGCTTTTCCAGGGCACTATCATTGCCTCAAATTTGCGGGAATTTCGAAAAAGCTGCTTATGATCCTCGTGTAGCAGGCATTTATCTCCATATAGATAACTTGAGTTGTGGGTGGGGAAAGCTAGATGAGATTAGGAGGCACAtattagattttaaaaaatcaggTACTTTTGCTGATTTATGAACTCCTTTTTATTGTTTGCATTACAAATCTAGTCACACTTGTCTTTCCAAAATGCGAATCTCGAAGTTGTTTAGTTTCATTGCATTTTCCCAGTTCCTGATTTAAAGTATCAATAAAAGGCAATAGTATGCCGGTTATTTATGATTTTTGAAACACAGCCCTACTTTTTAAGGTTAAACTTCAATTTTCCAAAAACTCTACACCTACCACTTGCTTGTACACTTGGATTTCAAAATACCTAAATACTTCCtccatttcctaaaaatagaaactcttttcATCTTGGTCTGTTTcgtaaaaatagaaactttccaaTTTAGGAAACTTCTTTCTCTCTATGAGGTGAgacccattttccactaacacactttttctatctctttcttactttaccaattttgtattaaaccCCGTTATGTTTcaaaagttcctatttttaggaaacagagggagtacttcatATTCTTGTCACATGTCAAATAAATTTTGTCAGCTAACTTACCAGCAACCTCAACTTGATAACTATTGTTTCCAGAGTCTGCcaataaaagaaattttttatttgttacaaTCTAGTACTTTCAATTGTTTTGAAACGTTTCTTTTTGTTGAGATGTTATTCGTTTTAGTAAAGTATAATATACCTATTTTAGAACAGCAAAATCTGTATAGCATTTCTCTCTAGAGAGTttgttatatttatattaaattttttatttgccCAAACCCCTCATCAGATGATTCCTACTTGTTTTGTACTATCCGCTGATCATTTTTTTGGTGACTAAGATTTTTTAACTCAAAGCTAAGTCTAGATGCTGGATAGATGTTCATCTTATTGTGCAGGTTGCAATTTGTAGGTAAGTTCATCATAGGCTATGTGCCTACATGTGGGGTGAAAGAATATTACATTGGCTCTGCTTGTGAGGAACTTTATGCTCCACCAAATGCCTATGTTGGATTATATGGGTTTCTTGTTCAGGCATCATTTCTTAGTGGTGAGTCAGTTACATTGGGTAACATAAATGGACTAATGGAGTTTGGAATTACTCATGCTCACAAGTTGAAAGCCAACAAATTAAACTGATGTTTGGTTTCGAGTTGGTTCTATCACTATAAATATCATTTCTGTTCCTCCCCGAAATTTAGTAATGATAGATGATTTTATTGGTACATGAAAGGTGTGTTCGAGAAAATTGGGGTTGAGCCTCAAGTTGAACGGGTTGGGAAATACAAAAGTGCCGGAGACCAACTTACGCGCAAAAGCATGTCTGATGAGAATCGTGAGATGCTGGCTTCTTTGCTTGATAACATCTACAGAAATTGGCTCGAAAAAATTTCACTTGCAAAAGGTGACATTGCCTTCACTTTTCTGGTTTCTGATAGTGTGTGAGAGCCTGATACCCATGTGTCTTGTCTTCTACAGGGAAACAAAAAGAAgatattgaaaattttattaatgaagGAGCACATCAAGTTGAGGGAATGAAGAAAGAAGGATTGATAACAGATATTAAATACGACGATGAGGTATACCACAATTCTTTCGTAATTGTTGATATTTGGTTTGCTAGACAGTTCTTTTATTTGCTCAATATTAAACAGAAGCAGACTTTGTATTTCTGCTTCTACTCATGCTGATCTACCTTGCCTGTATATTATATCCATTCAAGGAAATTTGTTTCCTGAATGCCAAAATTTTGGTCTTGTTAGATCCAGTATTTAGTTTCCAATCAGAATTAAAGTTTTTAAGTTCAATATCTCTGCTCTTTTACACTTTTCCTTTAGGACATCATCTCATTGTTTACTTGGAGAAATAGTTTCTGAAGTAATTCCATTTTCAAAAAATGAGGTTTCTTGAAATGTTCTTATAAGGAAATGAACTTCTAATTACATGCGATGAGAATGAAGTCTGTGGCTATGAAGTTGGAAAATATGAGGGAATTGGTTCGAAATTTTTCGCTTCTTTTTTCTAAGACTTGGTTAGTCTATATGCCAAATTAAAATTCTCTTGGCTCATGTATTTTGGTGGTGTTACTACCTGAATATCAGCTTATGTTCAATTTGTTAATCGCTTTAGAGCATCTTCACATAATCTTAAATTTCAGGTAATGGACTTGCTGAGAACACGTCTAGGTATTCCGCACACCAAATTGCTTCCAACTGTTGGCTACAGGTGTATATCTATCTTTAGTTTTCACTTAAATTTTTTTCTGGTGGCACTAGTAtgctatttttaattaattatggattaATATTCTAATTAGGTCAAAATTTGGTTAATTAGCATTAACCCATTAGTTTTTTTACGGAACTGTAAAAAAAGGAATACTTCGATGACGTTTTCGTTTTTTTAGGAGT
This portion of the Salvia splendens isolate huo1 chromosome 10, SspV2, whole genome shotgun sequence genome encodes:
- the LOC121752116 gene encoding serine protease SPPA, chloroplastic-like isoform X1 encodes the protein MSKLLFRCGRHLTSLPLDHSLRGRLYIHTPNFRVFSADANGETKPDTINGSAYDDGKYPTGDFVYRPRTAWEDFMVKTRLFFALPWRRFQSGSVLKLVLRGEITDQLRSFSRALSLPQICGNFEKAAYDPRVAGIYLHIDNLSCGWGKLDEIRRHILDFKKSGKFIIGYVPTCGVKEYYIGSACEELYAPPNAYVGLYGFLVQASFLSGVFEKIGVEPQVERVGKYKSAGDQLTRKSMSDENREMLASLLDNIYRNWLEKISLAKGKQKEDIENFINEGAHQVEGMKKEGLITDIKYDDEVMDLLRTRLGIPHTKLLPTVGYRKYCNVRRSTLGLTGSKDLIAIIRASGSISRTPGRFNAPSSRIIAEQFIQKIRRVKVSKKYKAVIIRIDSPGGDALASDLMWREIKLLAAAKPVIASMSDVAASGGYYMAMAANAIVAEKLTLTGSIGVVTGKFNLGKLYEYIGYNKEIISRGKYAEIFAAEHRPFRADEAELFSKRAHDMYKQFRDKAASSRSMTVDKMEQAAQGRVWVGEDAASLGLVDAIGGLSRAIAIAKQKANIPLERQVTVVELSQPPSPLEMLSGMGDTFVEANEAVKDLIHEMESSDAIQARMDGILVEKFEGVSYSNSVLSLLKDYLKIL